In Thermococcus profundus, the genomic stretch GTTGATGTCGGCCTTGTTGATGATAAGGTAGGCCGGCTCCCTGAAGTGCTGGACGACCTTGTAGGCCCTCTGGACGTCGCTGAGCGAAGCTGGGGTAGGCTCGGCTATGAGTATTGCAACGTCCGCTCCCCCAAGGCTCGCTATGACCTGGCAGCCTATTCCAGCGGCGGAATCAACTATCATGTGCTCGAGGTTTAGCTCCTTCATGAGCTTTGAAGCCCACTCCTTCTCCTCAGTGACGAGCTTTCCGCTCTCAGGCTTTCCAACGTCGAGCTGGGCCGAGATGAGTGGGAAGCCGTACTTGGTGGTCGTCTTTCTTATGATCCCTGAGCGAACCTCCTCAAGGTTTATGGTTCCGGCAACCGGGCAGACCAGACCGCAGACGTTGCAGCCCTCACATGTGAGCTCGTTGACCACGTAGTTTCCGTCATCGTCTATGTAGATGCACCCGTAGGGACAGCGCTCGTAGCAGATGCCGCACCTTACACAGCTCTCGGTGTTTATGCGCGCGACCTTAGCCCCAATGTGCTCCCTCTCCTCCTCCCACTCCGTCACGCCGAGGAGGAGGCCGAGGTTTGGCGCCTCGGCGTCGGCATCAACCGCCACGAATGAGTACCTGTCTTTGAGCAGATAAAGGAGCGAAGCCGTTATCGTGCTCTTCCCAACGCCGCCCTTTCCGCTCGCTATCGCTATCTGCATCACTCACCACCCCCGAGGGACTCAAGAACCTTCTTCGCAAGGCCGGTGAATATCTCCGCTTCAGGGTAGCCGGTCAGGACTATCGGCTTCCCCTCAACGTAGCTCCTCACGATGTTCTCGCTGTAGGGTATCTCCGCAACCACATCGGCCCCGTACTTCCGGGCGAGCCCGTGGACCTTCTCCTTCTCTCCGAGGTCGGCCCTGTTTATAACGACCCAAGTGGGAATCCCCATGAGCTTCCCAAGTTCAAGGATGAGTTCAGTGTCGTGGATCCCGAGCGGAGTGGGTTCCGTGACCGCTATGAGAAGGTCTGAGAACTCGATGGCCTTTGAGACTGTGTTCCCCGTTCCCGCCGCGGTATCGATGAAGAGAAGTCCCTCCCGAATGGCCTGGGCCTTCTTCTTTGCCGCAACTACAAGGGGCATCGAACGCTCCTCCCCTTCCATCAGCTTGCCGGTGACGAGGGTGAAGCCGTAGGGCGTTTTCGTAACGTAGGTGTGCCCGATGAGCCTCTGGCCCTCCAGTATAGCCCCCGAAACTGGGCAGACTATCTCGCAGGCTCTACATCCAGAACAGAGGTTCGGCATGAGGAAGGGCGTTCCGTCGCGCATCGTTATGATGGCGTGCTCCTCGCAGACTTCAGCGCACTTCCTGCACTTGATACACTTCGAATAGTCGAAGCGAGGCATGAACTGCATTACAGGCTCCTCGTTGGCCAGCTCAACCCCAAGGAGAAGGTGATCGTTCGGGGCCTCAACGTCAAGATCAGCGAAAGTAAGCTCCGTTCCAAGCTTTTTGAGTGCAACGGCAAGGTTTACGGCCACCGTTGACTTTCCGGTACCTCCTTTCCCACCGCTCACGGCTATCTGCAAGCTCTCACCCCCGGAATTAGGGAAGCCGAATTAGTTATAAGCTTTGTGCATATGCTGAGAAAAGTAGAAAGGGGAAGATTACTCCCTGCTCTTCAGCTTCCTCATGTAGAACCTCTTCCCGTTGTATTCGAGCTCTATGAGCTTTCCTTCGTTCAATAGTTTCTCAACAACGCTCCAGTCGGCTTTCGCCTTTTTCAGGAACTCTCTGACGGCGTCCTCGCGCATTGGATGGACGGAGGTTATGCTCAGCAAATCTTCTTCGACGTTCCCGGTGAAGGCGAAGGCGTTCCCCTCGTAGCCGATCAAATACTCCACGCGCTCTTCTCCAAGAATCTCGCTGAAGACCTGGTATGCGCGGTTGATTACCCTCTCCTTTGCCGGTTTGACCCACAGTTCTGCCGGAGGCCTCGTTGGAATCGCTATATACGCTTTATCAGGTTTCAGCTCCTTTAGGAACTCGGCTATCTTCTTAAATTCGTCGCCGTAGTCTACTCCGTCTACCAGCATGGTCTCGGTGACTACCTTTCCCTTAAACTTCTTCCTGAACTCCAGCATGCCGTCAAGGATCTCCTCAAGGCTCAGGCTCTTGTGAGGCCGATCAACTTTTCTCCAGAGCGGCTCGCTTACCGCGTCAACCTTCAGAGAGACGAAGTCGAGCTTCAGGAGGTCTTCCCTCACATCTTCCCTCCAGATGAGCGAGGCGTTTGTGAGCGCGGCGAGCTTTATCCCGAGTTCGCGGAGGAGGTCTATTTCCTTTCCAAGGTTGATGTCGAGGGTTGGCTCCCCATCTGGAACGAACGTGATGTAGTCTATCCGCTCGTTCCTCGCGAGCGCTTCTTCTACCTTCTCCTTGACCTCCCTGAAAATGAGCTCCGGCTCGTAGAAGGGCCTCCTTTCAAGCTCCATCCGCAGGGTCTTTCCAATCTGACAGTAAACGCAGGCGAACGAGCACACTTTATCGGGAATGTTGTTAACCCCGAGGCTCCTTCCAAGCCTCCTCGAAGGAACCGGTCCGAAAGCTATCATACCACCACCGGAGTTAGGTTATCCTAAAGGTGTATAAAGCTTGTGCAGTAGGGCAAAAGGCATAAACAGGAAAAACGAACCTTGGAGCGGGATGGCCATGCCCAAGATAGAGCCCTTTGAGAAGCACCGCGACAGGTACGAAAACTGGTTCGAGAGGAACCGCTACGCATACCTTTCGGAGCTTGAGGCCGTTAAGATGCTCCTGCCGAAAGAGGGAAAGGGAGCGGAGATAGGCGTCGGAACGGGGAGGTTCGCGGCGCCGCTCGGGATAAAGCTCGGCGTTGAGCCTTCCAAAGCGATGGCCGAGATAGCGAGGACGAGGGGAATAAAGGTAATCGAGGGGACGGCCGAAAACCTCCCCTTCGAAGACGAGAGCCTGGACTATCTTCTGATGGTCACAACCATATGCTTCGTTGACGACCCAGAGAAGGCTTTGAGGGAAGCGCACCGCGTTCTGAGGCCAGGGGGAGCACTGATAATCGGCTTTGTCGATAGGAACAGCCCGATAGGGAGGTTCTACGAGGAGCACAAGAACGAGAGCACTTTCTATAAGGAGGCAAGATTCTTCTCGACGGAAGAACTTCTAGAGCTTCTCAAAAAGGTCGGCTTCAGGGGGTTTGAGATAGTTCAGACGCTCTTCCACAGGCTCGATGAGATCAAATCAGTTGAACCCGTGAAGTCCGGCTACGGCGAGGGAAGCTTCGTCGTGATAAAAGCGGTGAAGTGATGCCTATGCTGCTCTCAGAGATCAAGAAAAAGACCCTAAAGCTCGCAGAAGGTCTTGAGATGGTAGATTTCGGCTTTGCCATACCCTACACATGGGTCTTAATTGAGGGGCCGAAAGGAAGAGCCCTGGGCGTTGCAATGACCCTTCCCGAGGAAGTCCAGAGATACACCAACTCAATAAGCGAGCCCTCCCTCGAAGCTTTCATCAAAAAGGCCGACAGCTTGAACGTTATTGAGCGAACCCTAGGAATAGCGGCGGTAAACGCGGTTTCCCAGTATCATCTCGACGTTTCGAGCTTCCCCGAGGTAGACGTCGTTGAGCTTGTCGGGGGATTTAGTGAAGTGGCGGTGATAGGCAACATGCCCCCCGTGGTGAAAACCCTCCGCCAGAGGGGAATCAACACCCTCGTCTTTGAGCGGAATCCAAAGCTCTGGGACAGGGAAACGCTAAGCGACGCTTTGGAATACATCCTCCTTCCGGAGGCTGAAGCGGTCATCGCCAGCGGCTCCGTTCTGGTGAACGGGACGCTGGAGATGATCCTCAACCGGGCGAAAAGAGCGGAGCTGATAGTTTTAACCGGCCCCACCGCCCAGATACACCCGGAGCTCGTCAAAGGAACGGGAATAACCCATCTCGCGGCGATGAAAGTTACGAACATCAAAAAAGCAGTCCTCGGCCTCAAACTCGGCTCCTTCAAGGGTTTTGAGAGGGGAAACAGGAAGTACGTGGTGGAACTATGAGGCTCGTCGTTTTGAACGACAACGTTCCCGCTGAGGGTCTGATAAACGACTGGGGCTGGAGCGTTCTCGTTGAGGGAAAGGAACGATTCATCTTTGACGCCGACACGAACCCGCTCGTCTTAGCCCACAACTCGAAGGCCCTCGGTGTTTCCCTCAAAGGCCTCGACTTCACATTCCTGAGCCACTGGCACTACGACCACTACGGCGGACTTCCGTACATAGCCGAGCTGAACCCGGGGATTAAGCTATACGCCCCACCAGGAAACAGGGCAATGGCCCTCAGGCGGGGCTTCGACTCCATTGGGGTCTTCAAGGCCGGAGAAATCGCCGATGGAGTCTGGACTTCCGGACCTTTAGAGGACTTCGAGCAGGCCCTCGGGATGGAGACAGCGTCGGGCCTCATCGTCATCGTCGGCTGTTCGCATCCGGGCGTGGACAGGCTCACAAGGGCCATCCTGGATGTTTCCGGCTACGACAGGGCCTACCTCGTCATCGGAGGCTTCCACGGACCATCCAAGCGGACACTGGACAGGCTGGCAGAGATGGCAGACTTCATAGCACCGGCCCACTGCTCGGGAGATTTCGCCAAAGAATACGTGAGGAGAACTTATCCGGAAAAGTTCGTAGGAGTGAAAACTGGAACTATCATCGAGCTTTAGATCTTAACGCCCTGATCCCCTCTATGATGCACCCCGGAGAGAAGCTGAAAGGCGGTCTGTCCTTCAGGAACCTGCAGTACTCATCCCCAAACTCCCTCAGCGTTTCCCTCTCCTCCACCGCCAGGATGAAGTAGAGGGCGGAGAAGGAATACCACCCAGCCAGGAGAAGCGCCGGGACGCTCGCCGTGAGGAGCGCCAGTCCCCAGCCGAAGAATATCGAGCCGAACTGTGCGGGATGCCTCATGCAGGAGTATACTCCTACCGTCACGAGCCTCTCCGGCTTCCTGATGCCCCTCCTAATGTCAAAGTGCCCGTACTCCTTCAGCGTCCTTCCAGCTAGGGCGTTTAGAAGAAGACCGTAGGTCATAAGAAGAAGCCCAAGAGCTCTGAAGGTCAAAACCTCCCATCCCGAGAGTCTTGACGGGAACTCAAGGCCTGTGGCGACAATGACCGCCCACCAAGAGAACCAGAAGGCGAACTTGGAAGCGAACCCCATGGAAACCCCTCAATCACTATGGTTCAGGTGTTAAATCCCTTTCGCATCGAGGAAGGCTATCAGAAGGTTGAAGAACTGAGTAGTTCTTCCGGAGGGCGTTATGAAGCGATAGACCCGCAATTCCCCATGGATTTCTTCCCTTTTGATATCCTTGGAGAGATTTTCGAACTTCCCGCTCCTTGAGAGCTCCCTCACGATCCTCCAGCCCTCTGGAAAGAGCGAGTTAAAGTACTCCTTCAGCCACCTCCCGTCGATACGCCTTACAAAAAGCTCGCCCTCTCTGGATAGACGGTAGTATGTGTGGTGCTTGTGAACCTCGAAGGCCTTCTTAAATCTCGCCTTACTCCTCTTTATCGCGCTTCCAGAATCCCGCTCCACCAGTCCTGCTTCCGTGAGGTCTCTTATGGCGTCTTCGATGAGGGAAAGCGGTAGCTCGCTCATCTTCGCCATCATCTTAGCGTAGTCCACTCCGGCCTTCTTGAGGTGCGCTAAGACGTAGAGATGAACTGGGAGGAGCTCAAGGCCCCGGTAGGAACCTGGGCGTTTTCCCCGCGTATTTTCTCCATTCATCGCCGAACCTCTCCTCCAAAGCCCTCTCCTCCTCGTTTATGAACCCTAACACGCCCGCCCAGTAAACGAAAGGAAGAAGTAGCATGAAACCGCCGAAGAGCAGGGAAAAGCCGGGAATGACTAGGAAACCCCAGATGGAGTATATCGGATGCCTCACCTTTGAGTAGCACCCCTTTGTGAGCAGATTTCCCTCCGAGTAAGCCTTTGAGACCTGAAGGTAGCAGAGGAACCAGAGGGCGAGGCCGAGGAATACCATCGCGAGTCCCAGAGTCGGAAAGACAGAAAAGCTAGCCCCAAGCCCCTCGTCGAGATAAAACGCCAGAATCACATAGGTGAAAGAAAGGAGGGCGACCTTCGGAAAGATGCCCCAGAACTTCATCTTCACTCCGCTATGGGCGGTTTTTGGGCCTTCTTCGCCTGCACCTGCTCCCAGAGATCGTCGAAGTTCTCCACGACCCTCTGAAGGGCCAGCTTTAGATCCCTCGTCCTCGTGAAGAAGGCCACCTTGTTGGTCTTGTCCCTTATCCTGAGGAAGTTCGGCCCCATCCTGAACGCGGCCAGCACGTCTAGGTCGAGGAGCTGGCTAACGACCGCCTTGAACTTCCTTGGGTCGCCGTGTCCCTCGTCGTGTTCTTCTTCCATGTCTTTGGCCCTGTTGTGCCTTTTTTCAAGGAGCTTTACGCTCCCGTCCTCGCAGATTTCGTAGACCGCGAAGAACTCCGAATCCCCGTAGTGGGCATCGATGAGGTGTTCATCGTCCTCCATTCCAAACGCGACCTTGAGGCATCTCCTCTCAGTCATTCTCATCACCCCTAGAGTTACTCAACGGAACTGGTTTATAAGAGTTAGGTCTACCGAAAACTTTAAATGGTGTGCATATGCACAAAATAATGAAGGAAATGGAGGTGGTTGGTATGAGGATAGCGGTTCCAACCAATGGAGGAGGGCTCAACGACACTGTAGCTTCCGTCTTCGCCCGTGCTCCTGCCTTTTACATAGCGGACGTTGATGAGAGCGGAAACATCGTCAGCGAGAAGGTCATCCAGAACAGCGGGGCAATGGCCGGTGGAGGTGCCGGGCCGATGGCAGTGCAGACCCTCATCAACGAGGGCGTTGAGGCAATCATAGCCCCCCAGGTCGGCCCAAACGCGCTCGGCGCCATCCAGGCCGCGGGAATAAGGCTCTACCAGGTCGCCCCTGGAACCCCCGTTGAGGAGGCCATAAAGAGCGTCGTGAGCGGCGGAGCAAGCCAGTTCACAACACCAGTTCCACAGATCCCGGCAACGCCGACTGCACCAGCAGCAGTAAACCCCGCATACGGTCCGGCCTACCCGACATACCCGGCCTACGGCTATGGTTTCGGCCCCGGATACGGGTGGGGCAGAGGCCGGGGCCGCGGATGGGGAAGAGGACGCGGCTTTGGCAGAGGAAGAGGCTGGGGAGCAAGGCTCGGCTACTGCCCATGGACGGGACAGCCAAGCAGGAGGGCCTGGCTTTCAAGATTCTTCGGATGGTGGTGAGGCCTTACCCTTTAGCCTTTTGAGGTGCTGAGAAATGCCGCGAGGTTTCGGAAGGGGCATGGGCCGGGGCGGAAGGTTTGGTGCGTATCCCCCCTATTACGGCGGCTTCTTCGGCCGCTCTGGCCTCTACGGGATAATAGACCTCATCTTCCTGCTCCTGATACTCTACCTGCTCTTCAAGCTCTTCCTCGTTGCCTCGACCTACGTTATCGCCCTCGTCTTGCTCTACATCCTCTGGAGCTTCATAAGTCCCTGGAGAGGACGGCGCTGGTTCTTCTAGTCATTTTTGATTTCTTTCCCCCACTGCAGTTAATACAGCTCTCTAAGCTTTTCCACGGACAGATAGACAAAGAGCAGTGTCAGGAACACAAGGGCAAGGACTGAATACAGCGGATGGACAATCTCGACGTATTTCAGCATCGAGAAGCGGAGCCCCTCGACGAGGTACGTCATCGGCGTCAGGTAGCCGACTATCAGGAACCAGCGCGGAAAGAGAAGGAGTGAAGCTATAGCGCCGCTCGTGAACATCATAGGGAGCCTCAGGAGGTTCAGCCAGGTCATCGCGCTTATCGGATTCTCAACGACGAGGGATACGTATAGCGCCAATCCCGAGAAGGCAAGCCCTCCGAGGAAGGCGTAGCCGATCACCAGGGGAACGTTCCAGATTGGATAGACCATGAAGTTGGAGACCAGGGCGAGGCTTATCAGCGCCACGAAGAGGCCGAAGAGGGAGCCAACCAAAAGCTTGGCGGTTATTATCTCAATGTAACTCACCGGCGCAACCAGGAGGCGCTCAAAGGTTCTGAGCCTTCTTTCGAAGATTATGGAAGATGCCACAAACGAGGTCGTCCCGAACACTATCGAGATGGAGACTAGACCCGGGGCCAAGTGATCTATGTCACCGAAGCGGACGATGAACGCCAGAGTAAAGACTATGGGGAACACGACGCCCCAGCTTATCGAGCCGGGCTTTAGAACGTACTCCTTGAGTTCTTTCCTGGCTATAGTAAGAACCTTCAAAGGGGACACCCCCCACAGCCGCAGGCCTTCCCCTCGGAGCCCCCCACAGTCAGCTCGATGAAGACGTCCTCGATGCTCGGCGCCTCCGTCGAAACCTTCAGGATCCTGAAGCCGAGCTGGTTTTTGAGTCTGCACAGCTCAGCCATGAAGGCATCCGCATCCTGAACTGTGAAAACCAGATCCCCCTCATCGAAAGTGGGACCATAGTTGGAGAGGGCATCTAGGAGCTTGTTGGAGAGAGGTTCTATCTGGAG encodes the following:
- a CDS encoding nucleotide-binding protein; this translates as MQIAIASGKGGVGKSTITASLLYLLKDRYSFVAVDADAEAPNLGLLLGVTEWEEEREHIGAKVARINTESCVRCGICYERCPYGCIYIDDDGNYVVNELTCEGCNVCGLVCPVAGTINLEEVRSGIIRKTTTKYGFPLISAQLDVGKPESGKLVTEEKEWASKLMKELNLEHMIVDSAAGIGCQVIASLGGADVAILIAEPTPASLSDVQRAYKVVQHFREPAYLIINKADINPGFRGLHEWAEREGIPILGEIPYDRTIPESMVMLRPVVEAFPNSRASEAIRKIAERIAEEILG
- a CDS encoding P-loop NTPase; the protein is MQIAVSGGKGGTGKSTVAVNLAVALKKLGTELTFADLDVEAPNDHLLLGVELANEEPVMQFMPRFDYSKCIKCRKCAEVCEEHAIITMRDGTPFLMPNLCSGCRACEIVCPVSGAILEGQRLIGHTYVTKTPYGFTLVTGKLMEGEERSMPLVVAAKKKAQAIREGLLFIDTAAGTGNTVSKAIEFSDLLIAVTEPTPLGIHDTELILELGKLMGIPTWVVINRADLGEKEKVHGLARKYGADVVAEIPYSENIVRSYVEGKPIVLTGYPEAEIFTGLAKKVLESLGGGE
- a CDS encoding radical SAM protein, whose product is MIAFGPVPSRRLGRSLGVNNIPDKVCSFACVYCQIGKTLRMELERRPFYEPELIFREVKEKVEEALARNERIDYITFVPDGEPTLDINLGKEIDLLRELGIKLAALTNASLIWREDVREDLLKLDFVSLKVDAVSEPLWRKVDRPHKSLSLEEILDGMLEFRKKFKGKVVTETMLVDGVDYGDEFKKIAEFLKELKPDKAYIAIPTRPPAELWVKPAKERVINRAYQVFSEILGEERVEYLIGYEGNAFAFTGNVEEDLLSITSVHPMREDAVREFLKKAKADWSVVEKLLNEGKLIELEYNGKRFYMRKLKSRE
- a CDS encoding class I SAM-dependent methyltransferase, whose translation is MAMPKIEPFEKHRDRYENWFERNRYAYLSELEAVKMLLPKEGKGAEIGVGTGRFAAPLGIKLGVEPSKAMAEIARTRGIKVIEGTAENLPFEDESLDYLLMVTTICFVDDPEKALREAHRVLRPGGALIIGFVDRNSPIGRFYEEHKNESTFYKEARFFSTEELLELLKKVGFRGFEIVQTLFHRLDEIKSVEPVKSGYGEGSFVVIKAVK
- a CDS encoding Rossmann-like domain-containing protein — encoded protein: MLLSEIKKKTLKLAEGLEMVDFGFAIPYTWVLIEGPKGRALGVAMTLPEEVQRYTNSISEPSLEAFIKKADSLNVIERTLGIAAVNAVSQYHLDVSSFPEVDVVELVGGFSEVAVIGNMPPVVKTLRQRGINTLVFERNPKLWDRETLSDALEYILLPEAEAVIASGSVLVNGTLEMILNRAKRAELIVLTGPTAQIHPELVKGTGITHLAAMKVTNIKKAVLGLKLGSFKGFERGNRKYVVEL
- a CDS encoding MBL fold metallo-hydrolase encodes the protein MRLVVLNDNVPAEGLINDWGWSVLVEGKERFIFDADTNPLVLAHNSKALGVSLKGLDFTFLSHWHYDHYGGLPYIAELNPGIKLYAPPGNRAMALRRGFDSIGVFKAGEIADGVWTSGPLEDFEQALGMETASGLIVIVGCSHPGVDRLTRAILDVSGYDRAYLVIGGFHGPSKRTLDRLAEMADFIAPAHCSGDFAKEYVRRTYPEKFVGVKTGTIIEL
- a CDS encoding methyltransferase family protein; translated protein: MGFASKFAFWFSWWAVIVATGLEFPSRLSGWEVLTFRALGLLLMTYGLLLNALAGRTLKEYGHFDIRRGIRKPERLVTVGVYSCMRHPAQFGSIFFGWGLALLTASVPALLLAGWYSFSALYFILAVEERETLREFGDEYCRFLKDRPPFSFSPGCIIEGIRALRSKAR
- a CDS encoding DUF2250 domain-containing protein translates to MNGENTRGKRPGSYRGLELLPVHLYVLAHLKKAGVDYAKMMAKMSELPLSLIEDAIRDLTEAGLVERDSGSAIKRSKARFKKAFEVHKHHTYYRLSREGELFVRRIDGRWLKEYFNSLFPEGWRIVRELSRSGKFENLSKDIKREEIHGELRVYRFITPSGRTTQFFNLLIAFLDAKGI
- a CDS encoding methyltransferase family protein — encoded protein: MKFWGIFPKVALLSFTYVILAFYLDEGLGASFSVFPTLGLAMVFLGLALWFLCYLQVSKAYSEGNLLTKGCYSKVRHPIYSIWGFLVIPGFSLLFGGFMLLLPFVYWAGVLGFINEEERALEERFGDEWRKYAGKTPRFLPGP
- a CDS encoding NifB/NifX family molybdenum-iron cluster-binding protein yields the protein MTERRCLKVAFGMEDDEHLIDAHYGDSEFFAVYEICEDGSVKLLEKRHNRAKDMEEEHDEGHGDPRKFKAVVSQLLDLDVLAAFRMGPNFLRIRDKTNKVAFFTRTRDLKLALQRVVENFDDLWEQVQAKKAQKPPIAE
- a CDS encoding NifB/NifX family molybdenum-iron cluster-binding protein, with amino-acid sequence MRIAVPTNGGGLNDTVASVFARAPAFYIADVDESGNIVSEKVIQNSGAMAGGGAGPMAVQTLINEGVEAIIAPQVGPNALGAIQAAGIRLYQVAPGTPVEEAIKSVVSGGASQFTTPVPQIPATPTAPAAVNPAYGPAYPTYPAYGYGFGPGYGWGRGRGRGWGRGRGFGRGRGWGARLGYCPWTGQPSRRAWLSRFFGWW
- a CDS encoding ABC transporter permease, giving the protein MSPLKVLTIARKELKEYVLKPGSISWGVVFPIVFTLAFIVRFGDIDHLAPGLVSISIVFGTTSFVASSIIFERRLRTFERLLVAPVSYIEIITAKLLVGSLFGLFVALISLALVSNFMVYPIWNVPLVIGYAFLGGLAFSGLALYVSLVVENPISAMTWLNLLRLPMMFTSGAIASLLLFPRWFLIVGYLTPMTYLVEGLRFSMLKYVEIVHPLYSVLALVFLTLLFVYLSVEKLRELY